Proteins from a single region of Acidimicrobiales bacterium:
- a CDS encoding 1-acyl-sn-glycerol-3-phosphate acyltransferase has product MAKTRAMVARLGFPWRAAPVPNGITPAPPARRLGADYDTDWARRYPARLARAALVEGVMRPVMSAVASPDRRGLDRLDDLDGPVVFVANHHSHADTPLLLTSIPDPWRHRTLVGAAADYFFGNRFSGAVSALAIGAVPIERTRVGRRSADMARDLIDDGWSMLLYPEGGRSPDGWGQEFRGGAAFLAIRCNVPVVPIHLQGTGRILRKGRTLPRPSRTTVTFGNPLVPTEGENARAFAVRLQSAVAALGDEATSDWWQARRRAHAGTSPGLTGPDVGAWRRAWALGDRDRRSRRRRRRWPEL; this is encoded by the coding sequence GTGGCGAAGACCCGGGCCATGGTCGCAAGGCTCGGCTTTCCGTGGCGTGCCGCACCGGTACCGAACGGCATCACCCCTGCACCACCGGCGCGCCGACTCGGCGCCGACTACGACACCGACTGGGCCCGCCGCTATCCGGCACGACTGGCCCGGGCCGCCCTCGTGGAGGGCGTCATGCGCCCGGTCATGTCGGCGGTCGCCTCGCCTGACCGCCGCGGCCTGGACCGCCTGGACGACCTGGACGGACCGGTCGTCTTCGTGGCCAACCACCACAGCCACGCCGACACGCCCCTGCTGCTCACGTCCATCCCCGACCCGTGGCGCCACCGGACCCTCGTGGGAGCGGCCGCCGATTACTTCTTCGGGAACCGATTCAGCGGAGCCGTATCAGCACTGGCCATCGGAGCGGTGCCCATCGAGCGCACCCGCGTGGGCCGTCGGTCAGCCGACATGGCCCGCGACCTCATCGACGACGGCTGGAGCATGCTGCTCTACCCGGAGGGTGGTCGGAGCCCCGACGGATGGGGCCAGGAGTTCAGGGGAGGAGCAGCCTTCCTGGCCATCCGGTGCAACGTACCCGTCGTGCCCATCCACCTGCAGGGCACCGGGCGGATCCTCCGGAAGGGTCGGACACTGCCACGTCCGTCGCGTACGACCGTCACGTTCGGCAACCCGCTCGTTCCCACGGAGGGCGAGAACGCCCGCGCCTTCGCCGTCCGACTCCAGTCTGCCGTGGCCGCCCTCGGAGACGAGGCCACGTCCGACTGGTGGCAGGCCAGGCGACGGGCCCACGCCGGCACCTCACCCGGCCTGACCGGTCCGGACGTGGGCGCCTGGCGTCGGGCATGGGCCCTGGGCGACCGCGACCGGCGGTCGCGGCGGCGTCGTCGCCGGTGGCCCGAACTCTGA